A stretch of DNA from Nitrospira sp. KM1:
GATCGGCAATTTCCTTCACTGTCAGTTCACGGGGATTGCCGATATTGACCGGATCATGAATCGTTTCGGGAAGCGGCTGCGCAGATTTTGTAAGAAACGTCGACCGGTCGGTACGCTGATCGATCGTTTTGTCGGAATCCGCCAGGAGCAGAGCGGTGATGCCTCGAACCAAATCGTCGGCGAAACAAAAGCTTCTTGTTTGCGCTCCGTCACCGAATACGGTAAGCGGTTTGCCCTGCAACGCTTGAACGACGAAATTTGAAACTACTCGGCCGTCGTTCGGCCGCATCCGCGGACCGTATGTATTGAAAATTCGCACGATTCTCGTATCCAGCCCGTGATAGCGGTGATACGCCATGGTAATCGCCTCGGCGAACCGCTTGGCTTCATCGTAGACTCCCCGAGGGCTGATGGGATTGACGTTGCCCCAATAAGATTCGGGCTGAGGATTGACAAGCGGATCACCATAGACTTCGGATGTACTGGCCAATAGCAGACGGGCTCCTTTGGCTTTGGCCAACCCGAGCACCTTGTGAGTTCCTAATGCTCCGACTTTGAGGGTGGCAATGGGCATTTCCAGATAGTCCTGAGGGCTGGCCGGTGAGGCGAAATGCAGGATCGCATCCAGTGTCCCGTCGATGTGCACATAATCACATACATTGTATTTGATGAAACTGAAGCGTGGGTGGCCCATGAGA
This window harbors:
- a CDS encoding UDP-glucuronic acid decarboxylase family protein; translated protein: MRILITGGAGFLGSHLSDLLIGKGHEVVAMDNLITGRTENIAHLMGHPRFSFIKYNVCDYVHIDGTLDAILHFASPASPQDYLEMPIATLKVGALGTHKVLGLAKAKGARLLLASTSEVYGDPLVNPQPESYWGNVNPISPRGVYDEAKRFAEAITMAYHRYHGLDTRIVRIFNTYGPRMRPNDGRVVSNFVVQALQGKPLTVFGDGAQTRSFCFADDLVRGITALLLADSDKTIDQRTDRSTFLTKSAQPLPETIHDPVNIGNPRELTVKEIADLVLKLTGSKSKIEHRPLPADDPKVRRPDIRRAKLLLGWEPEVELEDGLRKTIDYFRQVV